From a region of the Methanobrevibacter sp. TMH8 genome:
- a CDS encoding DUF2097 domain-containing protein: MKEEIVLKPDEALEYVKSNVKKEDILELSYNRVFAPGEVLDVMVEKEFEEEEVIISLHLNGDLVNDVVRVNLNNIKDDLLEIGHITDEKETIIVIED, encoded by the coding sequence ATGAAAGAAGAAATTGTTTTAAAGCCAGATGAAGCTTTAGAATATGTTAAATCTAATGTAAAGAAAGAAGACATTTTAGAATTGTCTTACAATAGAGTATTTGCACCAGGAGAAGTTCTTGATGTTATGGTTGAAAAAGAATTTGAGGAAGAGGAAGTAATAATTTCTTTGCATTTAAATGGAGATCTTGTTAATGATGTTGTTAGAGTTAATTTAAATAATATTAAAGATGATTTACTTGAAATAGGTCATATTACTGATGAAAAAGAAACTATAATTGTTATCGAAGATTAA
- a CDS encoding formylmethanofuran dehydrogenase subunit C, translated as MFNLKTITFNQKKTSPIALEFDELIPDTIYGWEKSDFDKYMVPIGNSKFPLSDYFDVEVEGEAEDAAQVKMILNGDLGRVKYIGSKMTDGQIIANSSVDLHCGAEMAGGSITVNGDAESYAGREMTGGELEILGNVKEFCGASYIGDWRGMTGGSIIIHGNAGKQLGECLTGGEIHVKGDCDILAGIHMNKGLIQIDGDVTRWPGGQMQNGDIVINGTLSRTLEGFNQEEIVSDPTIAGKSFPGKYIKFTGDIARNGKGNLWLAAEKNRYLIY; from the coding sequence GTGTTTAATTTGAAAACTATAACTTTTAATCAAAAGAAAACTTCTCCAATAGCACTTGAATTTGATGAATTGATTCCTGATACAATTTATGGATGGGAAAAATCAGATTTTGATAAGTATATGGTACCTATTGGAAATTCAAAATTCCCACTTTCTGACTACTTTGATGTAGAAGTAGAAGGTGAAGCTGAAGATGCTGCTCAAGTTAAAATGATTCTTAATGGAGATTTAGGAAGAGTTAAATATATTGGTAGCAAAATGACTGACGGTCAAATCATTGCTAATAGTAGTGTAGATCTTCACTGTGGTGCTGAAATGGCTGGAGGTAGTATTACTGTTAATGGTGATGCTGAAAGTTATGCAGGACGTGAAATGACTGGTGGAGAATTAGAAATCCTAGGTAATGTAAAAGAATTTTGTGGTGCTTCTTACATCGGTGATTGGAGAGGTATGACTGGTGGATCTATTATTATCCATGGTAATGCTGGAAAACAATTAGGTGAATGTTTGACTGGTGGAGAAATACATGTCAAAGGCGACTGTGATATTCTCGCCGGTATTCACATGAATAAAGGGCTTATCCAAATTGATGGTGATGTAACTAGATGGCCGGGTGGTCAAATGCAAAATGGGGATATTGTTATCAATGGAACTCTATCAAGAACTCTTGAAGGTTTTAATCAAGAAGAAATTGTTAGTGATCCTACCATTGCAGGAAAATCTTTCCCTGGTAAATACATCAAATTCACTGGTGATATAGCAAGAAATGGAAAAGGAAATCTTTGGTTAGCTGCAGAAAAAAATAGATATTTAATCTACTAA
- a CDS encoding DUF2097 domain-containing protein: MNTKELEMDCDETLEYIKKNVNVYDILELSYNRVFTPGEVLNVDTSEYDGKEGLKVVIHVSEETFTSTVEVDLEEVKDELIEVIHIPKNNSEKIVILVDRCA; this comes from the coding sequence ATGAATACTAAAGAACTAGAAATGGATTGTGATGAAACTTTAGAGTATATTAAAAAGAATGTTAATGTTTATGATATATTAGAACTTTCCTATAATAGGGTCTTCACTCCTGGAGAAGTTTTAAATGTTGACACATCTGAATATGATGGTAAAGAAGGTTTAAAAGTAGTTATTCATGTATCTGAAGAAACTTTTACTTCTACTGTTGAGGTTGATCTTGAAGAGGTTAAAGATGAATTAATTGAAGTAATTCATATTCCTAAAAATAATAGTGAAAAAATAGTTATATTAGTGGATAGGTGTGCTTAA
- a CDS encoding 4Fe-4S binding protein, with translation MELKVNQDNCLGCGVCVVACPVNVSISPEVSGGHGSRTEEVIMMVENGVIKLFSDDKCTKCGTCQMFCPVDAIFLE, from the coding sequence ATGGAACTTAAAGTAAATCAAGATAACTGCCTTGGATGTGGTGTATGTGTAGTGGCATGCCCAGTAAATGTTTCAATCAGTCCAGAAGTATCTGGTGGACATGGATCTAGGACAGAAGAAGTAATAATGATGGTCGAAAATGGCGTCATCAAACTTTTCAGTGATGATAAGTGTACAAAATGTGGAACATGTCAAATGTTCTGTCCTGTAGACGCCATATTTTTAGAATAG
- a CDS encoding molybdopterin dinucleotide binding domain-containing protein: MATKRDKLEVMLNTGSDIYQGACKKRGSTLKDEYRHVAGTAYMDPRDMARLGVKNWDTALVKTDWGEVVVFTAHSRDAPHEGQIFICKGPWANVVVSPETYCCCDPTYKGIDATIEKTDKEPLLMADLMAAVYMKYDNDAEKTVNRLTEKRINVGITKPEE, translated from the coding sequence ATGGCAACTAAAAGAGATAAATTAGAAGTCATGTTAAACACAGGATCTGATATTTACCAAGGTGCATGTAAAAAGAGAGGTTCTACATTAAAAGACGAATATCGTCATGTTGCAGGAACTGCTTACATGGATCCAAGAGATATGGCAAGATTAGGTGTTAAAAATTGGGATACTGCTTTAGTAAAAACTGATTGGGGAGAAGTTGTAGTATTTACTGCACACTCAAGAGATGCTCCTCATGAAGGTCAAATTTTCATTTGTAAAGGGCCTTGGGCAAATGTTGTAGTAAGTCCAGAAACTTACTGTTGTTGTGATCCTACTTACAAAGGAATTGATGCAACCATTGAAAAAACTGATAAAGAACCACTTCTTATGGCAGATTTAATGGCAGCAGTTTATATGAAATATGATAATGATGCTGAAAAAACTGTTAATAGGTTAACTGAAAAGAGAATTAATGTAGGTATAACCAAACCAGAAGAATGA
- a CDS encoding formylmethanofuran dehydrogenase subunit B, with product MAYEEPITDYDEIVENCTCAFCGCNCDDLTYLVKDGHVVGVRHACRLGASKVMEDMDQRLMVPMIRNEEGELVETDWETALDKAAELIAGAVRPVFYGWSETSIETMKHGIKLGELVGAVLDNQATICHGPSLQAVQNAGYPVNTLGEVKNRADMIVYSGNNAMNSHPRHMGRYSAFPRGYFRKRGRFDKTIVTMDPRYTDTAKMSDIWVGFEQNGDYEFYNAMRAVLRGKKLKKDVISGIPKEDIEELVEAMKTTQYGCLFFGLGLTHTLSKQRNIDIAINLIQDLNKFTKWNLVPMRGHFNVNGFNIFMAFEMGFPYGVDFSRGYPRYMNGETNTIDLLTREEPDVFMVIAADPGAHFPGGANRHLANIPVIQIDIHWGPSTELADIVLPGSFIGVEAAGTSYRMDGVPIYMKKAIDKPETCRDDEWIVRELHERVQKIKGEKIAGK from the coding sequence ATGGCATATGAAGAACCAATTACAGACTATGATGAAATAGTTGAAAATTGTACTTGTGCTTTCTGTGGTTGTAATTGTGATGATTTAACCTACTTAGTTAAAGATGGTCATGTTGTTGGTGTAAGACATGCATGCCGTCTAGGTGCAAGTAAAGTTATGGAAGATATGGACCAAAGATTAATGGTTCCAATGATTCGTAATGAAGAAGGAGAACTTGTTGAAACTGACTGGGAAACTGCTTTAGATAAAGCTGCAGAACTTATTGCTGGTGCTGTAAGGCCTGTATTCTATGGATGGAGTGAAACTTCAATTGAAACCATGAAACATGGTATTAAATTAGGAGAACTCGTAGGTGCAGTTTTAGATAACCAAGCTACTATTTGTCACGGACCTTCTCTTCAAGCTGTTCAAAACGCAGGATATCCTGTTAACACATTAGGAGAAGTTAAAAATAGGGCGGACATGATTGTTTACTCTGGAAACAATGCAATGAATTCTCACCCAAGACATATGGGAAGATATTCTGCATTCCCAAGAGGATACTTCAGAAAAAGAGGAAGATTTGACAAGACTATTGTAACTATGGATCCTAGATATACAGATACTGCAAAAATGTCTGATATATGGGTAGGATTTGAACAAAATGGAGATTATGAATTTTATAATGCTATGAGAGCTGTTTTAAGAGGTAAAAAGCTTAAAAAAGATGTCATTTCTGGAATTCCTAAAGAAGACATCGAAGAACTTGTTGAAGCTATGAAAACAACTCAATATGGTTGTCTTTTCTTCGGCTTAGGCTTAACTCATACTTTATCTAAACAAAGAAACATTGATATAGCTATTAATTTAATTCAAGATTTAAATAAATTCACTAAATGGAATCTTGTACCTATGAGAGGACACTTTAATGTTAATGGATTTAATATTTTCATGGCATTTGAAATGGGATTCCCATACGGTGTTGACTTCTCAAGAGGTTATCCAAGATACATGAATGGTGAAACTAACACTATTGATTTATTAACAAGAGAAGAACCTGATGTATTTATGGTAATAGCTGCTGATCCTGGAGCTCACTTCCCTGGAGGAGCAAATAGGCATTTAGCCAATATTCCTGTTATTCAAATCGATATTCATTGGGGACCTTCTACTGAACTTGCAGATATTGTACTCCCAGGTTCATTTATTGGTGTAGAAGCTGCTGGAACCAGTTATAGAATGGATGGTGTTCCAATCTACATGAAAAAGGCTATTGATAAACCTGAAACTTGTAGGGACGATGAATGGATTGTTAGAGAACTTCACGAAAGAGTTCAGAAAATTAAAGGCGAAAAAATAGCTGGTAAATAA
- a CDS encoding formylmethanofuran dehydrogenase subunit A, whose product MEYIIKNGIVYDPTNEIDGEKKDVMFKDGKIVDNVSSDAKVLDATDKVVMAAGVDPHSHIAGPKLVVGRLYRPEDSRKGVKPKTAATRAETGFSIPSCPATGYRYSRMGYGTVVEAAMPPLEAKHTHEEITAIPNLDIPALPLFGNNWFVLEYAKEKNIDDLAAFISQWLKLTRGYGVKIVNPGGSEAWGWGMNVHGIDDPVPYWDVTSREVIHALAEANEKLGLPHSIHLHPNDLGHPGNYETTVGTMDVIKDISKNSPVRNQTVHMTHIQYHSYAGTNWRDFESGVEDVAKFINSNDYVTCDVGQITLDETTTMTADAPMEFDLHQLNGLKWANKDIELETAAGIVPFIYSGRNSVHSVQWAIGLEMFLMVNNPWQIMLTTDSPNAGPFIRYPRVISWLMSNKRRMEMIENGEVHKAVGRKSSLATLDREYDFNEIATISRAAPAKAYGFTDRGHLGAGARADIAVYDINPNEIDPSNEYEAIERAFGNAALTIKDGQIIVQDGEIVSTKESQTIWTNVQGIEEQENALMEKIMPVFNKYYTVKFENYPVHDHYVHNPIRVDIQAGK is encoded by the coding sequence ATGGAATACATAATTAAAAATGGTATTGTTTACGATCCTACTAATGAAATAGATGGGGAAAAGAAAGACGTAATGTTTAAAGATGGTAAAATCGTTGACAACGTCTCTTCTGATGCTAAAGTATTAGATGCAACTGATAAAGTTGTAATGGCTGCTGGTGTTGATCCTCATTCCCACATTGCTGGGCCGAAATTAGTTGTAGGAAGATTATACAGACCAGAAGATTCAAGAAAAGGAGTAAAACCTAAAACTGCTGCTACTCGTGCAGAAACTGGATTCTCTATACCAAGTTGTCCTGCAACTGGTTACAGATATTCAAGAATGGGTTATGGAACTGTTGTTGAAGCAGCTATGCCTCCTTTAGAAGCAAAACACACTCATGAAGAAATAACAGCTATTCCTAATCTTGATATTCCGGCTTTACCATTATTTGGTAACAACTGGTTTGTATTAGAATATGCAAAAGAAAAAAATATTGATGATTTGGCTGCTTTTATTTCTCAGTGGTTAAAACTCACTAGAGGGTATGGTGTTAAAATTGTAAACCCTGGTGGTAGTGAAGCTTGGGGTTGGGGAATGAATGTACATGGTATAGATGATCCTGTTCCTTATTGGGATGTAACTTCTCGTGAAGTTATTCATGCTTTAGCTGAAGCTAATGAGAAATTAGGACTTCCTCATTCAATACACCTTCACCCAAATGATTTGGGGCACCCTGGTAACTATGAAACTACTGTTGGAACTATGGATGTTATTAAAGACATCTCTAAAAACTCTCCTGTAAGAAATCAAACTGTTCACATGACTCACATCCAATATCATTCTTATGCGGGAACTAATTGGAGAGATTTCGAGTCTGGTGTAGAAGACGTTGCTAAATTCATTAACAGTAATGATTATGTTACTTGTGATGTTGGTCAAATCACTTTAGACGAAACCACAACAATGACTGCAGATGCTCCTATGGAATTCGATCTTCATCAATTAAATGGTCTTAAATGGGCTAATAAAGATATTGAACTCGAAACTGCAGCAGGTATTGTTCCTTTCATTTATTCTGGAAGAAACAGTGTACACTCTGTGCAATGGGCTATTGGTCTTGAAATGTTCTTAATGGTAAACAACCCATGGCAAATCATGTTAACCACTGACAGTCCTAATGCAGGTCCTTTCATAAGATATCCTAGAGTTATATCCTGGTTAATGAGTAACAAACGTAGAATGGAAATGATTGAAAACGGAGAAGTTCATAAGGCTGTAGGAAGAAAATCTTCCCTTGCAACACTTGATCGTGAATATGATTTCAATGAAATTGCTACTATTTCAAGAGCTGCTCCTGCAAAAGCTTATGGGTTCACTGATAGAGGTCACTTAGGGGCTGGAGCTAGAGCAGATATTGCAGTATATGATATCAATCCTAATGAAATCGATCCATCTAATGAATATGAAGCTATTGAACGTGCATTTGGTAATGCCGCACTAACAATTAAAGATGGACAAATCATAGTTCAAGATGGTGAAATTGTTTCTACTAAAGAAAGTCAAACCATATGGACAAATGTTCAAGGTATTGAAGAGCAAGAAAATGCACTTATGGAAAAAATTATGCCTGTATTTAACAAATATTACACTGTTAAATTTGAAAACTATCCAGTACATGATCATTATGTACATAACCCTATCAGGGTCGATATTCAAGCAGGTAAATAG